In Rahnella aquatilis CIP 78.65 = ATCC 33071, one DNA window encodes the following:
- the ruvB gene encoding Holliday junction branch migration DNA helicase RuvB, translated as MIEADRLISSEVFSEEEVIDRAIRPKLLNEYVGQPHVRSQMEIFIQAAKQRKDALDHLLIFGPPGLGKTTLANIVANEMGVNLRTTSGPVLEKAGDLAAMLTNLEPHDVLFIDEIHRLSPVVEEILYPAMEDYQLDIMIGEGPAARSIKLDLPPFTLIGATTRAGSLTSPLRDRFGIVQRLEFYQVADLQHIVGRSASCLGLELSEEGAHQIARRSRGTPRIANRLLRRVRDFAEVKGDGTINGDVANGALDMLDVDAEGFDYMDRKLLLAIIDKFTGGPVGLDNLAAAIGEERETIEDVIEPFLIQQGFIQRTPRGRMATNHAYKHFGITRETE; from the coding sequence ATGATTGAAGCTGACCGCCTGATTTCTTCCGAAGTCTTCAGTGAAGAAGAGGTCATTGACCGTGCGATCCGCCCGAAGCTGCTCAACGAATACGTCGGTCAGCCTCATGTGCGCTCGCAAATGGAAATCTTTATTCAGGCGGCTAAGCAACGCAAAGATGCGCTCGATCACCTGTTGATTTTCGGCCCTCCGGGACTGGGAAAAACCACGCTGGCTAACATCGTGGCGAACGAAATGGGCGTGAATTTACGCACCACGTCGGGGCCGGTGCTGGAAAAAGCCGGCGATCTGGCGGCGATGCTGACCAATCTCGAGCCGCACGACGTGCTGTTCATCGATGAAATCCACCGTCTCTCACCGGTCGTCGAGGAAATTCTCTATCCGGCGATGGAAGACTATCAGCTGGATATCATGATCGGTGAAGGCCCGGCGGCACGTTCCATCAAACTCGATCTTCCGCCGTTTACCCTGATTGGCGCGACCACCCGCGCCGGTTCCCTGACGTCACCTTTGCGTGACCGTTTCGGTATCGTGCAGCGTCTGGAGTTTTATCAGGTGGCAGATTTGCAGCACATTGTCGGGCGCAGCGCGTCCTGCCTCGGGCTGGAGTTGTCGGAAGAGGGCGCGCATCAGATAGCCCGCCGTTCACGCGGTACGCCGCGTATCGCCAACCGTCTGTTGCGCCGTGTGCGTGACTTTGCCGAAGTCAAAGGCGACGGCACCATTAACGGTGATGTGGCCAACGGCGCGCTGGATATGCTGGACGTCGATGCAGAAGGCTTCGATTACATGGACCGCAAACTGCTGCTGGCGATTATCGACAAGTTCACCGGCGGACCGGTCGGACTGGATAACTTAGCGGCGGCGATCGGCGAAGAGCGCGAGACCATCGAAGACGTCATCGAACCCTTCCTTATCCAGCAGGGCTTTATTCAGCGCACACCGCGCGGTCGCATGGCAACCAATCATGCGTATAAGCACTTTGGTATCACGAGAGAGACTGAGTAA
- a CDS encoding glycoside hydrolase family 3 N-terminal domain-containing protein: protein MTHLYQDASQPVATRVADLLARMTPEEKFAQLHAFWLILDSNGNHKERTDLSDDFAGHKQSQGLEQQLALGAGQITRPLGTHVVSPAEGVQALNRLQKMLVEDTRLGIPAMFHEECLVGLLCKDATLFPSSLSYASTWDPQLMEQIAAAIRDEAQSVGCHQGLAPVLDVSRDVRWGRTEETFGEDPYLVGVMATAYVRGLQGEKRDLLATLKHYVGHSFSEGARNHAPVHLGFRELNDTFLLPFEMAVKLANAGSVMPAYHDIDGQPCHSDHFLLTEVLREQWGFDGLIVADYGGVSLLHQHHGVSHDDAESAALAFNAGLDIELPKGDCAQHLADAVSRGLIDMAKIDEIVARVLTEKFRLGLFEQPYAIEPEPQLQQPATRELAWQAAVRSITLLENNGILPLRPRSGQKIAVIGPTADDPLALLSGYSFPVHLIISEMQAQTEQVITPLQALREAYGEQNIRYTQGCHILEKRTAGAPVFPGDAATPMQNSPVSQSTALIPQAVKLAQESDVALVFVGDLAGLFQSGTVGEGSDTDSLQLPGVQQQLLEDIVATGKPTIVVMTGGRPYSLGGLEDNVAGYLMAFAPGQEGGRAISDIISGKEAPSGRLVVSVPKSAGAMPYYYNHKLKSGGTPVAFHFGATYPFGYGLSGTTFRYHDFQLSQQPVAIENGDISVQIQVTNTGSQTGSEVVQVYLRDCVASLVRPVQELKAFERVELDAGQTATLSFSIPTDMLNFTNHAGKRIVEPGFVEVQVGSSSADIHATGKVMLAGAVRELPRDWRMVSRCDINQ from the coding sequence ATGACTCACCTTTATCAGGATGCTTCACAACCCGTTGCCACCCGCGTCGCCGATCTTCTGGCCCGCATGACGCCGGAGGAAAAATTCGCCCAGTTGCACGCGTTCTGGCTGATCCTCGACAGCAACGGCAATCACAAAGAACGTACCGATCTGAGCGACGATTTTGCCGGACACAAACAGAGCCAGGGACTGGAACAGCAACTGGCACTCGGTGCCGGGCAAATTACCCGGCCACTCGGCACCCATGTGGTCAGCCCGGCAGAAGGCGTACAGGCGCTGAACCGGCTGCAAAAAATGTTGGTGGAAGACACGCGGCTGGGTATTCCGGCGATGTTTCACGAAGAGTGTCTGGTCGGCCTGTTGTGCAAAGATGCCACGCTGTTTCCCTCATCACTGAGCTATGCCTCCACCTGGGATCCGCAACTGATGGAGCAGATTGCCGCCGCGATCCGCGACGAAGCACAAAGTGTCGGTTGTCATCAGGGGCTGGCGCCGGTGCTGGATGTGTCGCGCGATGTGCGCTGGGGACGTACCGAGGAAACCTTTGGCGAAGATCCGTATCTGGTTGGCGTCATGGCGACGGCTTACGTGCGCGGTTTGCAGGGCGAAAAACGTGACCTGCTGGCAACGCTGAAACATTACGTCGGGCATTCTTTCAGCGAAGGGGCGCGCAACCATGCGCCGGTGCATCTCGGTTTCCGCGAGCTGAATGACACTTTCCTGCTGCCGTTTGAAATGGCGGTAAAACTGGCGAATGCCGGTTCGGTGATGCCTGCCTATCATGATATCGACGGCCAGCCGTGCCACAGCGATCACTTCCTGCTGACGGAAGTGTTGCGCGAACAGTGGGGATTCGATGGCCTGATTGTTGCCGATTACGGCGGCGTCAGTCTGCTGCATCAGCATCATGGCGTCAGCCATGATGATGCGGAATCCGCCGCGCTGGCGTTTAATGCCGGTCTGGATATCGAATTGCCGAAAGGCGACTGCGCGCAACATCTGGCCGATGCGGTGTCGCGGGGTCTGATTGATATGGCGAAAATTGACGAGATTGTCGCCCGCGTGCTGACTGAGAAATTCCGTCTCGGGCTGTTTGAACAGCCTTATGCCATTGAGCCAGAGCCGCAACTTCAGCAACCCGCCACGCGGGAACTGGCCTGGCAAGCCGCTGTCCGTTCCATCACCCTGCTGGAAAACAATGGCATCCTGCCGCTCAGGCCCCGTTCCGGCCAGAAAATCGCTGTCATTGGCCCGACGGCAGATGATCCGCTGGCGTTGCTCAGCGGTTACAGTTTCCCGGTGCATCTGATCATCAGCGAAATGCAGGCGCAGACAGAACAGGTCATCACGCCGTTACAGGCTTTACGCGAGGCCTATGGTGAGCAAAATATCCGTTATACCCAAGGTTGCCATATTCTCGAAAAACGTACGGCAGGTGCGCCGGTATTCCCCGGCGATGCCGCAACACCCATGCAAAACTCGCCGGTGTCTCAGAGCACCGCGCTGATCCCGCAGGCCGTAAAACTGGCGCAGGAAAGTGACGTCGCGCTGGTGTTTGTCGGCGATCTGGCCGGTTTATTCCAGAGCGGTACTGTCGGCGAAGGCTCTGATACAGACAGCCTGCAACTGCCCGGCGTTCAGCAGCAGTTGCTCGAAGACATTGTGGCGACCGGCAAACCGACCATTGTGGTGATGACCGGAGGCCGTCCGTATTCTCTCGGCGGGCTGGAAGACAACGTCGCGGGATATCTGATGGCCTTCGCGCCCGGTCAGGAAGGCGGCCGCGCGATCAGCGATATCATCAGCGGCAAAGAAGCACCGTCCGGACGACTGGTGGTTTCCGTGCCAAAAAGCGCCGGTGCAATGCCCTATTATTACAATCACAAGCTGAAAAGTGGCGGCACGCCGGTCGCGTTCCACTTTGGCGCGACATACCCGTTTGGCTACGGACTGAGCGGCACCACGTTCCGCTATCATGATTTTCAGCTCAGTCAGCAACCGGTCGCCATCGAAAACGGAGATATTTCAGTACAGATTCAGGTAACCAACACCGGCAGTCAGACAGGTAGCGAAGTGGTGCAGGTTTATCTGCGCGACTGCGTGGCATCACTGGTGCGTCCGGTGCAGGAACTCAAAGCTTTCGAACGCGTTGAACTGGACGCCGGACAAACCGCGACGCTGAGTTTCAGCATCCCCACCGACATGCTGAATTTCACAAATCATGCGGGTAAACGCATCGTGGAACCGGGTTTTGTTGAAGTACAAGTCGGGTCATCAAGCGCGGATATTCATGCTACAGGCAAGGTGATGCTGGCAGGTGCAGTGCGGGAGTTGCCGCGCGACTGGCGGATGGTCAGCCGGTGTGACATTAATCAGTAA
- a CDS encoding MFS transporter — protein MMITPVLSVKDKIGYGLGDMASALVWQTATLFLAYFYTDVFGLPAAIMGTLFLVVRAVDACVDPCIGALVDRTTTRYGKFRPWLLWFAIPFGVCCLITFYVPDISPTGKIIYAAVTYTLLSLVYSAINVPYCAMPGALTLDPRERHSLQSWRFGLSFIGGLVVTVIALPLVAKLGAGNPQKGYFYAMSLMGLLGIVLFFCCFAMTRERYHPRNDTSGSMLSDLKLLWNNAQWRIVFIFNILLLCAVVIRGSATMYYVKYVLARPDLIFNFIVFGMIASLFGALLSEKLLGKFDRVKSYQWTILTFVVCNAAIFFIPSPSIGLIFAFNLVFSFIQNLTTPLQWTMFSDVVDHEESRTGRRLDGLVFSTALFAIKFGLALGGAIVGWVLGMVDYVPNAATQSSGVMLTINSLFTLVPCALFLLMAALLFTYKLNSRTMQNIAASLATRRSFGGEEEPVLSGTRPLINQGDAR, from the coding sequence ATGATGATCACTCCGGTTCTTTCAGTAAAAGATAAAATTGGCTACGGACTCGGCGATATGGCCAGTGCGCTGGTCTGGCAAACGGCGACCTTGTTTCTCGCTTATTTCTACACGGATGTTTTTGGTTTACCCGCCGCGATTATGGGCACGCTATTTTTAGTGGTTCGCGCAGTGGATGCCTGTGTCGATCCCTGCATCGGCGCGCTGGTTGACCGCACCACCACGCGCTACGGGAAATTCCGCCCGTGGCTGCTGTGGTTTGCGATCCCGTTTGGGGTCTGTTGCCTGATCACTTTTTATGTACCAGACATATCACCGACCGGTAAAATTATTTATGCAGCAGTCACTTACACCTTACTCAGTCTGGTATATTCCGCCATCAATGTGCCGTATTGTGCGATGCCGGGGGCGTTAACGCTCGATCCGCGCGAACGCCATTCGCTGCAGTCGTGGCGCTTCGGGTTGTCATTTATCGGCGGGCTGGTGGTCACGGTGATCGCCCTGCCGCTGGTGGCAAAACTCGGCGCAGGTAACCCGCAGAAAGGCTATTTCTATGCCATGAGCCTGATGGGATTATTAGGTATCGTATTATTTTTCTGTTGTTTCGCCATGACCCGCGAGCGTTATCATCCGCGCAATGACACCTCCGGTTCGATGCTGAGCGATCTGAAATTACTGTGGAATAACGCACAATGGCGCATCGTGTTTATTTTTAATATTCTGCTGTTGTGCGCGGTGGTAATCCGTGGCTCCGCGACCATGTATTACGTGAAATATGTTCTCGCCCGCCCGGATCTGATTTTCAATTTTATTGTTTTTGGCATGATCGCCTCATTATTTGGCGCATTACTGTCTGAAAAATTATTAGGAAAATTCGACCGGGTTAAATCCTATCAGTGGACGATCCTGACGTTTGTGGTGTGTAACGCGGCTATTTTCTTTATCCCGTCTCCTTCCATTGGCCTTATTTTCGCCTTCAATCTGGTGTTCAGTTTTATCCAGAATCTCACGACGCCGCTGCAATGGACGATGTTCTCCGACGTGGTCGATCACGAGGAATCCCGCACCGGCCGCCGTCTTGACGGCCTGGTGTTTTCCACTGCGTTGTTTGCCATCAAATTCGGACTGGCGCTGGGCGGCGCCATCGTCGGCTGGGTTCTCGGCATGGTCGATTATGTGCCGAATGCCGCCACGCAAAGCTCTGGCGTGATGCTGACCATCAATTCGCTGTTCACGCTGGTGCCGTGCGCCTTGTTCCTGCTGATGGCCGCCCTGCTGTTTACCTACAAACTTAACAGCCGCACGATGCAGAACATCGCGGCATCCCTCGCCACCCGCCGTTCTTTCGGCGGCGAAGAGGAACCCGTGCTCAGCGGTACCCGCCCTTTGATTAATCAAGGAGATGCAAGATGA
- a CDS encoding LysR family transcriptional regulator — protein MRPHEFGELTAFVAIAEEKSFRKAAARLNLTASTLSHSLRSLEERLGVRLLNRTTRQVSPTEAGIALLADIAPALLAISGAVENVNAFREMPQGTVRINTPRIAADMVFLPQLGEFCQQYPDITLELATNDGFVDIISEGFDAGVRIRGDVQQDMNAVRLTADFHSAVYGSPDYFARHPQPQTPADLKNHACIGRREIASGSLYRWEFEKDGRQRVVPVRGPLVVDSVSMMTRVALDGVGLVYSAQSAEHDALVAEGKLIRVLEDWSVTFPGFFLYYPGHRQLPAALKAVTGYFRWRERL, from the coding sequence ATGCGCCCCCACGAATTCGGAGAACTGACCGCCTTTGTCGCCATTGCGGAAGAGAAGAGTTTTCGCAAGGCCGCGGCGCGGCTGAACTTAACCGCTTCGACGCTGAGCCATTCCTTACGATCACTGGAAGAGCGTCTGGGTGTACGGTTGCTGAACCGCACCACGCGGCAGGTGTCGCCAACCGAAGCGGGTATCGCCCTGCTGGCGGACATCGCGCCGGCATTATTGGCCATCTCCGGCGCGGTGGAAAACGTGAATGCTTTCAGGGAAATGCCGCAAGGTACAGTGCGAATTAATACGCCGCGCATCGCCGCCGACATGGTTTTCCTGCCCCAGTTGGGTGAATTTTGTCAGCAGTATCCGGATATCACGCTCGAGCTTGCCACCAATGACGGTTTTGTGGACATCATCAGTGAAGGTTTTGATGCGGGGGTACGCATCCGGGGCGATGTTCAGCAAGACATGAATGCTGTACGCCTGACCGCCGATTTTCACTCTGCGGTGTACGGTTCGCCGGATTATTTCGCAAGACACCCGCAACCCCAAACCCCTGCCGATTTGAAAAACCATGCCTGCATCGGGCGTCGGGAAATTGCCAGCGGTTCGCTCTATCGCTGGGAATTTGAAAAAGACGGGCGACAGAGGGTGGTGCCTGTCCGGGGGCCGCTGGTGGTTGACAGCGTCAGCATGATGACCCGCGTTGCACTCGACGGCGTCGGACTGGTGTACAGCGCGCAGAGTGCAGAACATGATGCGCTGGTGGCGGAAGGTAAGCTGATCCGGGTACTGGAAGACTGGTCGGTCACCTTTCCCGGATTCTTTCTCTACTACCCCGGGCACCGTCAGTTGCCCGCTGCATTAAAAGCGGTGACCGGTTATTTCCGCTGGCGGGAACGTTTATAA
- a CDS encoding SDR family NAD(P)-dependent oxidoreductase → MSQTLRLQGRVALVTGGGSGIGRAAALAFSRDGANVVVAGRREAELQETVMMIRERGGDALAVPTDVSDSAQVRHLIAATLAHYGRLDAAFNNAGVEGFAPVSDMTEAEFDRVIATNLKGVWLSVKYQLEAMTAAGCGGAIVNTSSWLAHGASIGSAAYSASKGGLDAMIRAIALETGAQNIRINNVNPGIIDTPMARRLGANEETLIPFVRMTPAGRVGQPADVGDVVAWLCSDEARFVTGQNLLVDGGFTVAGLR, encoded by the coding sequence ATGTCTCAGACATTACGGTTACAGGGGCGGGTTGCGCTGGTCACGGGCGGCGGTTCGGGCATCGGGCGGGCGGCCGCACTGGCATTTTCACGCGATGGTGCGAACGTCGTGGTGGCAGGCAGGCGGGAAGCAGAACTGCAGGAAACGGTGATGATGATCCGTGAACGCGGCGGTGATGCCCTGGCGGTGCCGACCGATGTGTCAGACAGCGCACAGGTCCGGCACCTTATTGCCGCGACGCTGGCGCATTACGGGCGACTGGACGCCGCGTTTAATAACGCGGGTGTGGAAGGTTTTGCGCCGGTCAGTGACATGACAGAAGCAGAATTTGACCGGGTGATTGCCACCAATCTGAAAGGCGTCTGGCTGTCCGTGAAATATCAGCTGGAAGCCATGACTGCCGCAGGGTGTGGCGGCGCGATTGTGAATACCTCTTCCTGGCTGGCGCACGGAGCAAGTATTGGCTCTGCGGCGTATTCCGCCAGCAAAGGCGGACTTGACGCGATGATCCGCGCTATAGCACTGGAAACCGGCGCGCAGAATATCCGCATCAATAACGTTAATCCCGGCATTATCGATACCCCCATGGCGCGGCGGCTGGGAGCCAATGAAGAAACACTGATCCCTTTTGTGCGTATGACCCCGGCAGGGCGCGTGGGCCAACCGGCAGATGTCGGCGATGTGGTGGCGTGGTTGTGCAGTGATGAAGCGAGGTTTGTGACCGGTCAGAATCTGCTGGTGGATGGCGGATTCACGGTGGCAGGGCTGCGCTAG
- the bglF gene encoding PTS beta-glucoside transporter subunit IIABC: MEYRTLADEILRRVGGKDNVNSVVHCATRLRFKLKDTRKADAAGLKENPGVIMVVESGGQFQVVIGNHVGAVYDALVKGSALSESGDDDTGDTGSLFARAIDVISGIFTPFIGIMAASGILKGFLALALACGWMVPESGTYKVWFAASDAMFYFFPLVIGYTAGKKFGGNPFVTMMIGGAMVHPLMIAAFNAQQPGAQGEHFFGIPLVFINYASSVIPVILAAWASSWLEKRAMKILPGALRNFITPLICLMVIVPLTFLVIGPVATWASQQLANGYQFVYHVSPMVAGAFMGALWQVCVIFGLHWGLVPLMINNFSVLGHDTMLPLLLPAVMGQVGAVAGVMLRTKDARTKALAGSAISAGIFGITEPAVYGITLPHRRPFIFGCIGGALGAAILGYFQTTAYSFGFASIFTFTQIIPPAGFNNTVTAAIAGTLVAILFAALATYFFGMKEEAVAPAVSEKAKAEAIQAPRGKTLIASPMSGSCIALEAVKDPTFASGLLGKGVAIVPVSGRVVSPVDGTVVSLFKTHHAIGIESESGAEILIHVGIDTVKLDGKFFTPHVAVDAVVKQGDLLLEFDLQGITDAGYDLTTPVIVTNSDDYLDVIPAGVGQDAREQTPLLTLLR; encoded by the coding sequence ATGGAATACAGAACATTAGCCGATGAAATTCTCCGCAGAGTGGGCGGAAAGGACAACGTTAACAGCGTGGTACATTGCGCTACCCGTTTACGCTTTAAACTCAAAGACACCCGCAAAGCTGATGCCGCCGGGCTGAAAGAAAATCCGGGCGTCATCATGGTGGTCGAGAGCGGCGGTCAGTTTCAGGTGGTGATCGGCAACCACGTCGGTGCGGTGTATGACGCACTGGTGAAAGGCAGCGCGCTTTCCGAAAGTGGTGATGACGATACCGGCGACACAGGCAGTTTGTTCGCAAGGGCGATTGATGTCATCTCAGGCATATTCACGCCGTTTATCGGCATTATGGCCGCATCAGGGATCCTGAAAGGTTTTCTGGCACTGGCGCTGGCCTGTGGCTGGATGGTGCCTGAAAGCGGGACCTATAAAGTCTGGTTCGCCGCCAGCGACGCTATGTTCTATTTCTTCCCGCTGGTAATTGGATATACCGCCGGTAAAAAATTCGGTGGTAACCCGTTTGTGACCATGATGATTGGCGGCGCGATGGTGCACCCGCTGATGATCGCCGCCTTTAATGCGCAGCAGCCCGGCGCACAGGGCGAGCATTTCTTCGGCATCCCGCTGGTCTTTATCAATTATGCCTCTTCGGTCATCCCGGTGATTCTGGCCGCGTGGGCATCAAGCTGGCTGGAAAAACGGGCGATGAAAATTTTGCCCGGTGCGCTGCGTAACTTCATCACACCGCTGATTTGCCTGATGGTGATAGTGCCGCTGACATTCCTGGTTATCGGACCGGTGGCGACCTGGGCCAGTCAGCAACTGGCCAATGGCTACCAGTTTGTTTATCACGTCAGCCCGATGGTCGCGGGGGCCTTTATGGGCGCTCTGTGGCAGGTTTGTGTGATCTTCGGTTTGCACTGGGGGCTGGTGCCGTTGATGATCAACAACTTCAGCGTGCTCGGCCATGACACCATGCTTCCGCTGTTACTGCCTGCGGTGATGGGGCAGGTCGGTGCGGTCGCTGGTGTGATGCTGCGCACCAAAGATGCCCGTACCAAAGCGCTGGCAGGGTCGGCGATCAGCGCCGGGATTTTCGGTATTACTGAACCGGCGGTCTATGGCATCACCTTGCCGCATCGCCGTCCGTTCATTTTCGGCTGCATCGGCGGGGCGCTGGGCGCGGCGATCCTCGGCTATTTCCAGACTACTGCCTACTCCTTCGGTTTCGCCAGTATTTTCACCTTCACCCAGATTATTCCGCCGGCAGGGTTTAATAACACGGTGACTGCGGCGATTGCCGGTACCCTGGTTGCCATACTGTTTGCCGCACTGGCGACTTATTTCTTCGGGATGAAAGAAGAAGCGGTCGCACCGGCAGTCAGCGAAAAAGCCAAAGCGGAAGCCATCCAGGCACCGCGTGGCAAAACGCTGATTGCCAGTCCGATGAGCGGTTCGTGTATCGCACTCGAGGCAGTAAAAGATCCGACATTCGCCAGCGGCCTGCTGGGTAAAGGTGTGGCCATTGTGCCTGTCAGCGGAAGAGTCGTGTCACCGGTGGATGGCACGGTGGTTTCACTGTTCAAAACCCATCACGCCATCGGAATTGAATCGGAAAGCGGTGCAGAAATTTTGATCCACGTCGGCATCGACACCGTGAAACTCGACGGCAAATTCTTTACGCCACACGTTGCTGTCGATGCGGTGGTGAAACAGGGTGATCTGCTTCTGGAATTCGATTTGCAGGGCATTACGGATGCGGGTTATGACCTGACTACACCGGTGATTGTCACCAACAGTGATGATTATCTTGACGTCATTCCGGCCGGTGTCGGGCAGGATGCCCGCGAACAGACCCCTTTACTGACTTTATTACGCTAA